The Candidatus Binatus sp. sequence GTCTGTTCGGTCACCCGCCGGCCCGCAAAACCGATCAGCGCGCCGGGCTCCGAAATATTCAAATCGCCGAGCATCGCAAACGATGCGGCCACACCGCCGGTGGTCGGATCGCACAGCACGGAAATGTAGGGCAGCCGCGCGTCGCGAAATCGCGCGATCGCGGAGGATACCTTCGCCATCTGCATCAGTGAAAGCGCGCCTTCCTGCATCCGCGCGCCCCCCGACGCAACGAACACGATCACCGGCAGCTTGCGCTCGCGCGCAATGTCGAACAGGCGCGCCAGCTTCTCGCCCACCACCACGCCCATGCTGCCGCCCATGAATTCAAAATCCATTACCCCGATCGCCACCGGCCGATTCTCGATTTTGCCGATTCCAACCACCACCGCATCGTTGCGGCCGCTGACCGCCCGGGCCTGTTCCATCCGCGCCGGGTACGGCTTGGAATCGACGAAGCCGAGCGGATCGCCAATGGACATGTCGGCCATCAGCTCGCGCCAGGTCCCGCGATCGACGCCGAGCGAAAGCCGCTGCGCGACGGTGACGCGGAAATGATATCCGCACTTGGGACACACGTTCAGATTGCGTTCCACTTCTTTGCGAAACGCCATCTCCTTGCACGACGGGCACTTCGTCCAGATGTCGTCGGACGGCGCCGGCGCCGCGACGGTCGTCGGTTCGCGTTCAGCCATCGCAGTCCCCCAATCCGGGCGCGCGCTCGCCGCCGCGCGCCGACTTCATCGCATCCTTCATTGCGCCGACCAGTCCGCCCACCGCCGCCACCGCGTCGCCGGACTTGATGTGCGCCTCGATCAGCAGGGAAATCGCACTGCCGACAACGACCGCATCCGCCATGGTCGCGACCTCGCCGGCCTGCGCGGGGGTCGAGATGCCGAAGCCGACGCCGATTGGCAGATCGGTGACGCTGCGCAGCTCGCGCATATGTTCTGCAATGCCGGAGTCGAGATGCGCCCGCGCGCCGGTCACTCCCGTCACCGATACATAATAGAGAAAGCCGCTGGCCGAGCGCGCGATCGCGCGGCTCCTGTCCAGCGGCGTCGTCGGTGCGAGCAGGTAGATGATGTCGAGACCATTGGCGCGCGCGGGCCGCTTGAGCTCGCCGGCTTCCTCGGGCGGCAGATCGACCGTAAGTATCCCGTCGATTCCCGCCCGCGCCGCGTCCGCGCACAACCGCTCGCATCCGTAGTGAAAGATCGGGTTGAAGTACCCGAACAGGATAATCGGAATCTGCGTCTGGGCCCGAAGCTCGCTCACCATCGAGAGAATCGCCGCCAACGACGCGCCCGCGCCGAGTCCGCGCGCCAGCGCGCGCTGGTTGGCAGGTCCGTCGGCCATCGGATCGGAAAACGGCACGCCCAGCTCGATCAAGTCGGCGCCGCGAGCCTCGAGTTCGAGCACCAGCCTGCGCGTGGTATCCATATCGGGGTCGCCGGCAACGATGAACGGGATTAACGCCGCCTCGCCGCGCGCGCGCAGCTCCCGAAACTTACGTTTGATTCTGCCCGCCGATGCCATAATCCTACACCGTCACCCCGAACGCCTTGGCGACCGTCTGCATGTCCTTGTCGCCGCGCCCCGACAGATTCACGATCATGATTTGTTCCTTCGCCAGTTGCGGCGCCAGCTTGATTGCGTGCGCCACCGCATGAGCGCTCTCGAGCGCCGGAATGATTCCCTCGGTCTCCGACAGCGTCTTCAGAGCGTCGAGCGCCTCGGCGTCGGTAACCGAAGTGTATTCGGCGCGGCCCACATCCTTCAGCCACGAATGCTCGGGCCCGACGCCCGGATAGTCCAGTCCGGCGGCGATCGAATGCGTCTCGCGAATCTGTCCGAGCTCGTCCTGCAGCAGGTAAGTCTTGTTGCCGTGCAGAACGCCGACGCTGCCCGTCGTGATCGTGGCCGCATGATGCGGTCCGCTGATGCCCAGCCCGGCAGCCTCGACCCCGATCATCCGCACAGCCTTGTCTTTGATGAACGGATAGAAAAGTCCAATCGCGTTCGAGCCGCCGTTGACGCACGCGACCAGCACGTCGGGCATACGCCCTTCGTGTTTGAGAATCTGGCGGCGCGCTTCACGCCCGATGACCGACTGGAAGTCACGCACGATCATCGGGTACGGATGCGGTCCCGCGGTGGTGCCGATCAGATAGTAAGTGTTGCGCACCGTCGCGATCCAATCGCGCAACGCCTCGTTCATCGCGTCCTTCAGGCTCTTGCTGCCGCCCTCGACGGGAGTGACCTTCGCGCCGAGCAGTTTCATCCGAAAGACGTTCAGCGATTGACGCTCGACGTCGATCGAACCCATGAAGACTTCGCATTCGCGGCGAAACAGCGCCGCCATCGTCGCGGTGGCGACGCCGTGCTGTCCCGCGCCGGTCTCGGCGGAGATGCGCGACTTGTTCATGCGCACCGCCAGCAGAGCCTGTCCCAGAGTGTTGTTCACCTTGTGCGCGCCGGTGTGGCAAAGGTCCTCGCGCTTCAAATAAATTTTCGCGCCGCCGAGCCGCGCCGTGAGATTCTCGCACAAGTAGAGCGGCGTCGGGCGTCCCACGAACTCCCGTGAGCGCTGCTCCAGCTCGTCGCGGAATTTTGGATCGCGGCGCGCCTGCTTGTAGGCGCTCTCGAGCTCGAACAGCGCCGGCATCAGGGTTTCCGCAACGTACTTTCCGCCGAACTGACCGAAATGGCCGCGGCTATCGGGAACGTTTTGCATTTTTTACGAAGCTCCTCAGTTTATCGTGGTCTTTTACGCCCGGCGACGATTCGACGCCGCTGGCGCAATCGACCGCGTAAGGGCCGAGTGCGGCCACCTCGGCGACGTTGTCGGGATTCAATCCGCCGGCGACAAACGCGCGGCTCAAGTCCAGCCGGCGAAGCTGATCCAGCGGGAGACGGCTTCCAGAGCCGCCGCGGAGCTTTGCATCGAAGGCGTCGAACAGCACGTAGTCCGCGCGGCGCGGCGTCGCGCCCGGCATTTCGCCCGGCTTCAGCCGGTTTGTGACAATCGACGGAACCGGCCAACCCGCGAGCGCCGCGCCGTCCTCGTCGCCGGAGAACTGGATCATGTCGAGCGACGCGGCGCGCAATCGGTC is a genomic window containing:
- the accD gene encoding acetyl-CoA carboxylase, carboxyltransferase subunit beta, which codes for MAEREPTTVAAPAPSDDIWTKCPSCKEMAFRKEVERNLNVCPKCGYHFRVTVAQRLSLGVDRGTWRELMADMSIGDPLGFVDSKPYPARMEQARAVSGRNDAVVVGIGKIENRPVAIGVMDFEFMGGSMGVVVGEKLARLFDIARERKLPVIVFVASGGARMQEGALSLMQMAKVSSAIARFRDARLPYISVLCDPTTGGVAASFAMLGDLNISEPGALIGFAGRRVTEQTSNQQLPDDFQRAEFLLAHGMLDAIVPRHQMRFTLSRILAMLTKPRGNRGAGAGASKGKGRRGGEGS
- the trpA gene encoding tryptophan synthase subunit alpha yields the protein MASAGRIKRKFRELRARGEAALIPFIVAGDPDMDTTRRLVLELEARGADLIELGVPFSDPMADGPANQRALARGLGAGASLAAILSMVSELRAQTQIPIILFGYFNPIFHYGCERLCADAARAGIDGILTVDLPPEEAGELKRPARANGLDIIYLLAPTTPLDRSRAIARSASGFLYYVSVTGVTGARAHLDSGIAEHMRELRSVTDLPIGVGFGISTPAQAGEVATMADAVVVGSAISLLIEAHIKSGDAVAAVGGLVGAMKDAMKSARGGERAPGLGDCDG
- the trpB gene encoding tryptophan synthase subunit beta encodes the protein MQNVPDSRGHFGQFGGKYVAETLMPALFELESAYKQARRDPKFRDELEQRSREFVGRPTPLYLCENLTARLGGAKIYLKREDLCHTGAHKVNNTLGQALLAVRMNKSRISAETGAGQHGVATATMAALFRRECEVFMGSIDVERQSLNVFRMKLLGAKVTPVEGGSKSLKDAMNEALRDWIATVRNTYYLIGTTAGPHPYPMIVRDFQSVIGREARRQILKHEGRMPDVLVACVNGGSNAIGLFYPFIKDKAVRMIGVEAAGLGISGPHHAATITTGSVGVLHGNKTYLLQDELGQIRETHSIAAGLDYPGVGPEHSWLKDVGRAEYTSVTDAEALDALKTLSETEGIIPALESAHAVAHAIKLAPQLAKEQIMIVNLSGRGDKDMQTVAKAFGVTV
- a CDS encoding phosphoribosylanthranilate isomerase; translated protein: MTVRVKICGITRIEDAHAAIAAGADMIGLNFYAKSPRYVAVDRAREIHAAIGSRAAVIGVFVNAERAYIDDRLRAASLDMIQFSGDEDGAALAGWPVPSIVTNRLKPGEMPGATPRRADYVLFDAFDAKLRGGSGSRLPLDQLRRLDLSRAFVAGGLNPDNVAEVAALGPYAVDCASGVESSPGVKDHDKLRSFVKNAKRSR